In the genome of Candidatus Liberimonas magnetica, one region contains:
- a CDS encoding thiamine pyrophosphate-dependent enzyme, producing the protein MEPKDYDVGNVDIAWCPGCGDHAILNILKKVLSELSINPERLVVSSGIGQAAKAPHYFKCNYFNGLHGRSLPVASAIKMSNPELVVIAESGDGCTYGEGGNHFLHVIRRNPDITHIVHNNMVYGLTKGQASPTSQLGFVTPVQVQGVIEQPFNPLAIAISLEAPFVARAFAGDTDKTKEIIKKAVLHKGYALVDILQPCVTFNKTNTFAWFKENTYYLEDAYDPHNKVKAFERATEENKLPLGIFYINEKRTPFENSLAVYKNMKDPLYKRKVNKGELSKMIETLKA; encoded by the coding sequence ATGGAACCAAAAGACTATGATGTGGGAAATGTGGATATTGCCTGGTGCCCGGGATGCGGAGACCACGCTATATTAAATATCCTGAAAAAGGTTCTGTCAGAGCTGTCTATAAACCCTGAAAGGCTTGTGGTATCATCAGGTATCGGACAGGCGGCAAAAGCACCGCATTATTTCAAATGCAACTATTTTAACGGGCTTCATGGAAGGTCTCTTCCTGTCGCAAGTGCCATAAAGATGTCTAACCCGGAACTTGTGGTAATAGCAGAAAGCGGCGACGGCTGCACTTACGGCGAAGGCGGGAACCATTTCCTGCATGTGATCAGGAGAAACCCGGACATAACGCATATCGTGCACAATAATATGGTTTACGGTCTTACGAAAGGCCAGGCCTCGCCTACAAGCCAGCTTGGTTTTGTAACTCCGGTCCAGGTGCAGGGAGTAATAGAACAGCCGTTTAACCCTTTAGCGATTGCAATTTCGCTTGAAGCCCCTTTTGTTGCAAGGGCTTTTGCCGGGGATACGGATAAAACAAAAGAAATAATTAAAAAAGCTGTTTTACATAAAGGATACGCCCTGGTCGACATACTGCAGCCCTGTGTGACTTTTAATAAAACAAACACGTTTGCCTGGTTTAAGGAAAATACTTATTATTTAGAAGATGCCTATGACCCTCATAATAAAGTCAAGGCCTTTGAAAGAGCAACGGAGGAAAACAAACTCCCGCTTGGTATATTTTATATCAATGAAAAGAGAACTCCTTTTGAGAACAGCTTAGCCGTTTATAAGAATATGAAAGACCCGTTATATAAACGAAAAGTAAATAAGGGCGAATTGTCTAAAATGATTGAAACGCTTAAAGCCTGA
- a CDS encoding rhodanese-like domain-containing protein, with protein MNLQNIGHVLIAVILVLFLSAYIRKATDPAQLNSEKAFSLIQSHKDNKDFVIIDMRTPEEFSSGHIQNAVNIDFYGNDFKAKVSELDKNKTYFIYCRSGNRSGLAFGVMKKADIKSVYNLKNGILDWDSEKYPLVR; from the coding sequence ATGAATTTGCAAAATATCGGCCATGTTCTGATAGCGGTTATCCTAGTGCTGTTTTTGTCAGCCTATATTAGAAAAGCGACAGACCCAGCGCAGCTGAACTCTGAAAAGGCGTTTTCTTTGATACAGAGCCATAAGGATAACAAGGATTTTGTAATAATTGATATGCGGACTCCTGAAGAATTTAGTTCCGGCCACATACAAAATGCCGTAAATATCGATTTCTACGGCAATGATTTCAAAGCAAAAGTGTCGGAACTTGATAAGAATAAAACTTATTTTATATATTGCCGTTCCGGGAATAGAAGCGGGCTGGCTTTTGGTGTTATGAAAAAAGCCGATATCAAGAGCGTATATAACTTGAAAAACGGGATATTAGACTGGGACAGCGAAAAATACCCGCTGGTAAGGTAA
- a CDS encoding 2-oxoacid:acceptor oxidoreductase subunit alpha, with protein sequence MMDKKQGYSIVLAGEAGQGIQSIESILVRAFKLSGYNVFASQEYMSRVRGGINSTAIRVSSNKVYAYSDRIDVLLCLTKGSVIRLSGRIGAGTIVIGEEENIETEMLSKNTIIRLPLTKIAEEIGGKIFLNVITAGIIASLFDCEKAVLTGEITKLFKRKGEDILTKNIKAVDKGYSLGDELKKKENIDFKINKDNDVKHEILVDGAEILSLGFISGGCNFISAYPMSPSTGILTYMAKNAEKFGIAVEQAEDEISAINMAIGAFYTGAKALASTSGGGFALMEEGVSLAAMTETPLVIHLAQRPGPATGLPTRTEQADLELALYSGHGEFPRIIFAPGTLKDMFMIGQKAFYLADKYQVTVFVLTDQYIIDAYYNMKSLELDENKENFFVKTSKDYKRYKLAGDGISPRGIPGYGEGMVCADSDEHDEDGRITEDLSLRVKMVDKRLKKMELIKQDILEPELIGNKDYKTLVIGWGSTCHIIDEAISNIGTKDASFLYFKQVYPLHPKTSEYLKKAKKLIIVENNATSQFAKLIKLETGIEIENKILKYSGMPFSVEEVEQKLKEIIVK encoded by the coding sequence ATGATGGATAAAAAACAAGGTTATTCGATCGTTTTAGCAGGCGAGGCAGGCCAGGGCATTCAGAGTATTGAAAGCATACTTGTCCGGGCCTTTAAACTTTCCGGGTACAATGTTTTTGCCTCCCAGGAATACATGTCCAGGGTAAGAGGCGGAATAAATTCCACAGCTATAAGGGTCTCATCAAATAAAGTATATGCCTATTCCGACAGGATAGATGTGCTCCTTTGCCTGACAAAAGGCAGTGTCATCAGGCTTTCCGGCAGGATAGGGGCAGGAACTATAGTGATTGGCGAAGAGGAAAACATCGAAACCGAGATGCTTTCGAAAAATACGATTATCAGGCTTCCGTTGACGAAAATAGCCGAGGAAATAGGCGGGAAGATTTTTTTAAATGTGATAACAGCAGGGATAATTGCAAGTCTATTTGACTGCGAAAAGGCTGTTTTAACCGGAGAGATTACAAAGCTGTTTAAAAGAAAAGGCGAAGATATCCTTACAAAAAACATTAAAGCTGTAGACAAGGGGTATTCTCTGGGAGATGAATTAAAGAAGAAAGAAAACATAGATTTTAAAATAAATAAAGATAATGACGTAAAACATGAGATACTTGTAGACGGAGCCGAGATATTAAGCTTGGGCTTTATTTCAGGAGGCTGTAATTTTATATCGGCTTATCCTATGTCCCCGTCAACCGGCATACTGACTTATATGGCAAAAAATGCCGAGAAGTTCGGAATTGCCGTAGAACAGGCAGAAGACGAGATAAGCGCTATAAATATGGCGATAGGCGCATTTTATACAGGTGCAAAAGCGCTTGCTTCTACTTCAGGAGGCGGTTTTGCCCTTATGGAAGAAGGAGTAAGCCTTGCTGCTATGACGGAGACTCCTCTGGTCATACATCTGGCGCAGAGGCCGGGCCCTGCTACCGGCCTTCCCACAAGGACAGAACAGGCGGATCTTGAGCTTGCTCTTTATTCAGGCCACGGGGAATTCCCGAGGATTATTTTTGCTCCCGGGACATTAAAGGATATGTTTATGATCGGCCAGAAAGCTTTTTACCTGGCAGACAAGTACCAGGTCACGGTCTTTGTCCTGACCGACCAGTATATTATTGATGCCTACTACAATATGAAATCACTTGAATTAGATGAGAATAAGGAAAACTTCTTCGTTAAGACTTCAAAAGATTACAAAAGGTACAAGCTGGCCGGTGACGGCATATCTCCGAGAGGAATCCCGGGGTACGGCGAGGGAATGGTGTGCGCAGACAGCGACGAGCATGACGAAGATGGACGTATAACAGAAGACCTCTCATTAAGGGTAAAAATGGTTGATAAAAGGCTAAAAAAAATGGAATTGATAAAACAGGATATACTTGAACCTGAGCTGATAGGCAATAAAGATTACAAAACCCTCGTGATCGGCTGGGGTTCGACATGCCATATCATAGATGAAGCGATATCGAACATAGGGACGAAAGATGCTTCATTTCTTTATTTCAAGCAGGTATATCCCCTTCATCCAAAAACCTCGGAGTACCTAAAGAAAGCAAAAAAACTTATAATCGTAGAAAATAATGCAACTTCGCAGTTTGCAAAACTCATCAAACTTGAAACAGGTATAGAAATAGAAAACAAGATACTAAAATACAGCGGTATGCCGTTCTCGGTCGAAGAGGTAGAGCAAAAACTGAAAGAAATAATTGTAAAATAA
- the thiM gene encoding hydroxyethylthiazole kinase yields MKDKISEILAQVRKQKPVVHHLTNWVTIYDCANVVKVFGASPVMAHAKEEVEEMAGIASSLVLNIGTLTVEFIDSMKIAAKAANKKGIPVILDVCGAGATALRDNKVFELLGQVKIDIIKGNASEIARVSGQDIKTKGVDSTEVNKDLVDIAKDLSKKRKCTVVITGKEDIVTDGAKTYFVKNGHSIMANIVGTGCMAASVIGTFAAVEKDLALAAASGLCCFEIAAELAQKVSYGPGTFKEKLYDEIYKLDKDTIEKMQKVSVIN; encoded by the coding sequence GTGAAAGATAAGATCAGTGAAATTCTTGCGCAGGTAAGGAAACAAAAACCTGTTGTTCATCACCTCACGAACTGGGTAACTATTTATGATTGTGCAAACGTAGTAAAGGTTTTCGGAGCCTCTCCTGTAATGGCGCATGCAAAGGAAGAGGTCGAGGAGATGGCGGGTATTGCCTCAAGCCTTGTTTTAAATATCGGGACTCTGACCGTGGAGTTCATTGATTCTATGAAAATTGCCGCAAAAGCAGCCAATAAAAAAGGGATCCCGGTCATTTTGGACGTCTGCGGGGCCGGTGCAACGGCTTTAAGGGATAATAAAGTTTTTGAATTGTTAGGCCAGGTAAAAATTGATATAATCAAAGGGAATGCCAGTGAGATAGCAAGGGTTTCAGGCCAGGATATAAAGACAAAGGGAGTTGATTCAACCGAGGTCAACAAAGACCTTGTGGACATAGCAAAAGACCTTTCTAAAAAACGTAAATGTACGGTCGTAATAACAGGGAAAGAAGATATAGTTACCGACGGCGCTAAAACCTATTTTGTAAAGAACGGCCACAGTATTATGGCAAACATAGTAGGGACAGGCTGTATGGCAGCTTCTGTTATAGGGACATTTGCAGCTGTTGAAAAAGACCTTGCGTTGGCCGCAGCAAGCGGGCTCTGCTGTTTTGAAATAGCTGCAGAACTTGCTCAAAAAGTGTCTTATGGGCCGGGCACATTCAAAGAAAAACTCTATGATGAAATATACAAACTTGATAAAGACACCATAGAAAAAATGCAGAAAGTGTCTGTAATAAACTAA
- a CDS encoding 4Fe-4S binding protein: protein MKRQMIEIDEDKCIGCGNCITGCPEGALKIIDTPKGPKAKLVKENFCDGLGACIGECPVDALQVVEREADEYDEKGVIRHIKKTAPDKLGQHIEHLKKHGMEIPEEFNKEGHTRHPFEMGGCPGSRTMDWGEKKTQRNEKEEKDAPRAESELRQWPVQLSLVNPQAAYFDGADLLIAADCVPFAYANFHSDFLKDKRLVIGCPKLDDIKYYKDKLTELFKTSNIKSVTVLNMEVPCCFGLQKAVQDAIVDSKKKIPYCDTTITLQGEIKE from the coding sequence GATTGAAATCGATGAAGACAAATGTATCGGTTGCGGGAACTGTATAACAGGGTGCCCGGAAGGAGCCCTTAAAATTATAGATACTCCGAAAGGGCCGAAGGCAAAGCTTGTGAAAGAAAATTTCTGCGATGGGTTGGGAGCATGCATTGGTGAGTGCCCTGTTGATGCCCTGCAGGTGGTTGAACGTGAAGCTGATGAATATGATGAAAAAGGCGTTATCAGACATATTAAAAAAACTGCACCGGACAAATTAGGCCAGCACATTGAACATTTAAAAAAACACGGTATGGAAATCCCGGAAGAGTTCAATAAAGAAGGCCACACACGCCATCCATTTGAGATGGGTGGGTGTCCCGGGTCGCGCACAATGGACTGGGGAGAAAAAAAGACACAAAGAAATGAAAAAGAAGAAAAAGATGCCCCAAGAGCTGAATCTGAACTGAGACAGTGGCCTGTCCAGCTTAGTTTAGTAAACCCGCAGGCTGCCTATTTTGACGGGGCCGACCTGTTAATAGCGGCGGACTGCGTTCCTTTTGCGTATGCCAATTTCCACAGCGATTTCCTGAAAGATAAGCGCCTTGTAATAGGGTGCCCGAAACTTGATGACATAAAATATTACAAAGATAAGCTTACAGAGCTTTTTAAAACATCGAATATTAAAAGCGTGACAGTATTAAATATGGAGGTGCCGTGTTGTTTCGGCCTTCAAAAAGCAGTACAGGATGCTATTGTGGATTCAAAAAAGAAGATACCTTATTGCGATACCACGATAACACTTCAGGGCGAAATAAAAGAATAA